From Chryseobacterium sp. IHB B 17019, one genomic window encodes:
- a CDS encoding terpene synthase family protein, with product MKPEDYNPSNYLPQGYYPWPDKINTNVEQMGIDYRNWIDTDYVYLSENIRERYKSMDLHKCSARMYPYASYERVTPMHRLVVFHTIFDDQLEYATEEEITKYGKRLEAIFRGDSLTPEDPGYFIQAAKIRDEFGAFMPDEWMERLAQEFYTVTRYGAQEEASYKATQTVPSLALFKVIREYSIVIFPYFYLVDAEFGIFLTEEIERHPVIQRVRSLWSRIIAWQNDIQGLKKELSKDTEVMNIVIVLQRNYNLSLEDALSEAMKIHDDDLAELIALQEDLPDFGKYQEEIKQLFLGWGSLIQGLNTFYLVDTNRYDPKCFAWPDRETQDTSL from the coding sequence ATGAAACCAGAAGATTACAACCCGTCGAATTACCTGCCTCAAGGTTATTACCCTTGGCCAGATAAAATCAATACTAATGTGGAACAAATGGGTATCGATTACAGAAACTGGATTGATACCGATTATGTATATTTATCTGAAAATATACGTGAACGATACAAGAGCATGGACCTGCACAAGTGTTCGGCAAGAATGTATCCTTATGCAAGTTATGAGCGCGTAACACCTATGCATCGGCTTGTTGTTTTCCATACCATATTTGACGATCAGCTTGAATATGCAACCGAAGAAGAGATTACTAAATATGGTAAGCGACTCGAAGCAATATTCAGAGGAGACAGCCTTACTCCGGAAGATCCCGGATATTTCATTCAGGCCGCTAAAATCAGAGATGAATTTGGTGCTTTTATGCCTGATGAATGGATGGAGCGCTTGGCACAAGAATTTTACACCGTTACAAGATACGGCGCTCAGGAAGAGGCTAGTTATAAGGCCACTCAAACAGTACCTTCACTTGCATTGTTTAAAGTAATCCGGGAATATTCAATTGTAATATTTCCTTATTTCTATCTGGTTGATGCGGAGTTTGGTATTTTTTTAACAGAAGAGATAGAACGCCACCCTGTGATACAGCGTGTTCGATCCCTATGGTCTAGAATTATTGCCTGGCAGAATGATATCCAGGGATTGAAAAAAGAACTAAGCAAGGATACGGAAGTTATGAATATCGTTATCGTCTTACAAAGAAACTATAACTTGTCATTAGAAGATGCTTTGTCTGAAGCCATGAAAATTCATGACGATGATCTTGCAGAACTTATTGCTTTACAGGAAGACCTTCCTGATTTTGGGAAGTATCAGGAAGAGATAAAACAATTGTTCCTAGGCTGGGGCAGCCTGATACAAGGTCTGAATACTTTTTACCTGGTAGATACAAATCGTTATGATCCCAAATGCTTTGCATGGCCAGATAGGGAAACTCAAGATACATCACTTTAG